One window of the Trifolium pratense cultivar HEN17-A07 linkage group LG2, ARS_RC_1.1, whole genome shotgun sequence genome contains the following:
- the LOC123910267 gene encoding TMV resistance protein N-like, with translation MAWSYPSSTSSSNTTPQEKHEVFISFRSEDTRNTFTSHLNGALKRLDIKTYIDNNVNRGDEIPTTLVRAMAIEEAELSIIVFSKNYAASKWCLEELVKILECKKMKGKMVVPVFFDIDPSNVRHQRESYAEAFAKHERNFEDEMKVQEWRSGLLEASNYTGWDCNVNKTELEIVEEIAMDVLNKLNRVYVSDIDQQIAKLQQLAKLQYEFYERVPNIDEYYKYKATDQRIAELNMERSLRLLRLSPDLLSHLESKDNNIFGFSSSRRNIFGF, from the exons ATGGCATGGTCATATCCATCCTCCACCTCTTCATCCAATACTACTCCTCAAGAAAAACATGAAGTGTTCATTAGTTTTAGAAGTGAGGACACACGCAACACATTCACAAGCCATCTTAATGGTGCTTTGAAAAGATTAGACATAAAAACCTACATAGACAACAATGTTAATAGAGGGGATGAAATACCGACCACCCTTGTTAGGGCCATGGCCATCGAAGAAGCCGAGCTCTCTATTattgttttttcaaaaaattatgcCGCGTCTAAATGGTGCTTGGAAGAGCTTGTGAAAATTCTTGAATGTAAAAAGATGAAAGGGAAAATGGTAGTGCCCGTTTTCTTTGACATTGATCCTTCTAATGTTAGGCACCAGAGGGAAAGCTATGCTGAGGCTTTTGCTAAGCATGAGAGGAACTTTGAGGATGAGATGAAGGTGCAAGAATGGAGGAGTGGTTTGCTTGAAGCTTCTAACTATACTGGTTGGGATTGCAATGTCAACAA GACAGAATTGGAAATAGTTGAGGAAATTGCTATGGATGTACTTAACAAGCTGAATCGAGTATATGTTAGCGACATAGATCAGCAGATTGCTAAGTTACAGCAACTTGCAAAGCTCCAATATGAGTTCTATGAAAGAGTACCAAACATTGACGAATACTACAAGTATAAAGCAACTGATCAACGTATCGCAGAACTTAATATGGAGAGAAGTCTTCGCTTGCTTCGCTTGTCACCTGATTTGCTTTCACATTTAGAATCAAAAGATAACAACATATTTGGATTTTCCTCTTCAAGAAGAAACATATttggattttaa
- the LOC123910266 gene encoding uncharacterized protein LOC123910266, with product MASSPLSLTSPFYFTKPHQKISLFKPHSLILNTKPKTLHHGCSPIFTHSLAKIAHTQIKVSSKECLDAIDEPERLIFDNEKPVKFAFWVIFWASMSLAWFAYSKDANAAVDSIKASGFGLKIANSLRQLGLPDWVVVFTLATLPVLELRGAIPVGYWLQLNPATLTVVSILGNMVPVPFIILYLKRFASFLASKSPSASRFLDILFKNAKDKAGPVEEFQWLGLMLFVAVPFPGTGAWSGAIIASILEMPFWAAVSANFFGVVFAGLLVNLIVNLGMKYAIITGIILFFVSTFMWTILRNLKKGLSSSN from the exons ATGGCTTCTTCACCTTTATCATTAACATCCCCATTCTATTTCACAAAACCCCACCAaaaaatttcacttttcaaaCCCCATTCTCTAATCCTAAACACAAAACCAAAAACCCTTCATCATGGTTGTTCTCCTATTTTCACACATTCTCTTGCAAAAATAGCTCATACCCAAATCAAAGTTTCATCTAAGGAATGTTTAGATGCTATTGATGAACCAGAAAGATTGATTTTTGATAATGAAAAACCGGTTAAATTTGCTTTCTGGGTAATTTTCTGGGCTTCTATGTCTTTGGCTTGGTTTGCTTATTCAAAGGATGCTAATGCTGCTGTTGATTCTATTAAAGCTTCTGGATTTGGATTGAAGATTGCAAATTCTTTGAGGCAATTGGGTTTGCCTGATTGGGTTGTTGTGTTTACTCTTGCTACTCTTCCTGTTCTTGAGCTTCGTGGAGCTATTCCTGTTGGTTATTGGTTGCAACTCAACCCTGCAACTTTAACTGTGGTTTCCATTCTtgg GAACATGGTACCTGTGCCATTCATCATACTGTACCTGAAAAGATTTGCATCTTTCCTCGCTTCTAAGAGCCCTTCAGCATCACGATTCCTCGACATTCTGTTTAAGAATGCCAAAGATAAGGCCGGACCAGTGGAGGAGTTTCAGTGGCTTGGTCTGATGCTGTTTGTCGCGGTCCCATTTCCGGGCACAGGAGCATGGTCTGGAGCCATTATAGCATCTATTCTTGAAATGCCGTTTTGGGCAGCGGTGTCTGCGAATTTCTTTGGTGTTGTATTTGCAGGGCTGCTCGTAAATTTGATTGTGAACCTTGGTATGAAGTATGCAATCATTACCGGTATCATCCTTTTCTTTGTTTCGACATTCATGTGGACCATCCTTAGAAATCTTAAAAAAGGATTGAGTTCATCAAATTGA